CCGAAGAACCCTGCGCGGTACCTCACCCGCGACTACGCGGCCGCGCCGCTCGGGCGGACCACGCTGCCGACCGAGGAGCTGCGCTCCGGGATGGCTGATCGGGGCTGGGTCGATCTGGACAACGCCCGCACCACGATGGCGATGGAGGCCAGCCGCATCGACCTCGTCGGCGTGGACGACCCGCACATCGCACGCGACGACTACGCGTCCGTGAGCGCGCCCGCGGACCCCGACGCGGCTCTGACGGTCGGGGTCCTCCACGCGCCCTACCAACGCGTCCTGGATGCCATGACCGCCGACGGGGCGGGCCTGATCCTCGCCGGCCACACGCACGGCGGGCAGTTGTGCGTGCCCGGCTTCGGGGCGATCGTCACCAACTGCGACCTCGACCGCGGACGGGCGAAGGGGGTCTCCCGCTGGTGGACGGGGGCGGGCTCCGGTCGACGACAACCGTCGGACGCTGCCTGGATGCACGTCTCCGCCGGACTGGGCGCCTCGCGGTTCGCGCCGGTTCGCTTCGCCTGCCGACCCGAGGCGACCCTGCTGACGTTGACCGCGGCCGAGGACCGTCGATGAGGGAGCAGCCCCGACCCCCGATTACGAGTCGAAGCAGTCTCTGGGTTATTCTTCCTTGTCGTTGCCCACAGCGGTGACGACACACCTCGGGGTGTGGCGCAGCTTGGTAGCGCGCGTCGTTCGGGACGACGAGGTCGCAGGTTCAAATCCTGTCACCCCGACCACCTGACACCGGTTCTGGTCCATGGATCAGGACCGGTGTTCTCGTCTCTGGTGATCCCGCCACCGACCCACGTCGACAGGTGAGGTCTACTGGAGGAGTCCACGTCCTCAGGAGATGCCCATGCCCCACCGTCCCTGCTTCCACCTGGCCATCCCGGTCGACGACATCGATGCCGCCCGGGAGTTCTACGGCGGGACCCTCGGGCTCGGGCAGGGCCGGTCGGACACCCTGTGGACCGACTGGAACTTCTACGGCCACCAGCTCGTCACCCACCAGACCCCGGGCGGATCGCCTGGCCCTGCGGGCCACAACCCGGTCGACGGCCACGAGGTACCCGTCCCCCACTTCGGGCTCGTGCTCGACCACGACGACTTCCACGACCTCGCCGAGAAGCTGGCGGCGGCACAGGTCGAGTTCGTCATCGAGCCCTACGTCCGGTTCGAGGGGCAGCAGGGCGAGCAGTGGACGATGTTCCTGCTCGACCCGGCCGGCAACGCCCTGGAGTTCAAGTCCTTCGCGGACGAGTCCCAGATCTTCGCCGGCTGAGCCCGTGATGGGCCCCGACCCAGCGCGCTCCCCCCGCAGATGACGCGCCCATCCCGAACGGGCGTTCCCGGCTACCTGCTGCGAGTCGCCGGACCTGAGCGCACGCCCGCCCTGAACCACCACCTCGCCTGCCTCCTGGCGTTGGTGGCCGGCGTGCTCAACTCGGTGGGCTTCGTCGCCGTCGCCTTCTACACCTCGCACATGACCGGGGTGACGGCCCTGATCGCCGATCAGATCGTCCTCGGCGGCTGGTACATCGTCGCAATCGGGGTGCTGTCGATCCTCTCCTTCGTCGTGGGGGCCATGATCTGCGCGATCATCTTCAACTGGGGTCGCCGTCGTGGGCTGCGCAGCCGATACGCCAACGTCCTGCTCCTCGAGGGCCTCCTGATGCTCGTCTTCGGGCTGCTCGCCGAGGAACTGACCCACGAGGACCGTGAGTTGCTCTTCGTGCCGGTCCTGTGCTTCACCATGGGGTTGCAGAACGCCGTCATCACCAAGATCTCCGGTGCCCGGATCCGCACCACCCACGTGACCGGGATGGTCACCGACATCGGGATCGAGCTGGGCAAGCTGGTCTATCGCAACCATCGTCCCGACACCGATCCGGTACGTGGCAACCGGAGCCAGATCCGGTTGCACGGCACACTCGTCTCGCTGTTCCTCATCGGCGGCATCATCGGCGCTGCCGGCTACCTGGTCATCGGCTTCGCCGTCCTGGTCCCGGGCGCCCTGCTGTTGCTGCTCGCCTCCTACCAACCGCTGCTGGCAGACCTCGGCGCACGTGCCGAGGGCCATCTCTGACTACGCTGACGGGCATGAGTGACGAGCCCTGTCCCTGCGGCACCGGTCGAGCACTGTCCCAGTGCTGCGGGCCGCTGCTGACGACCGAGCGTCTGGCCACGACGGCAGAGGAGCTCATGCGCAGCCGGTACACGGCACACGTCTTCGGCAATGCGGAGCACCTGTGGCGTACGTGGGACGGCCGCACCCGACCGACGGTGGTCAACCCCGGCGCGGCGCAGTGGACCGGACTGGAGATCACCGAGGTCATCGAGGGCGGACCGCAGGACACGACCGGGACGGTGGTCTTCACCGCCCGACACGTTGGGGGCGAGCTGACCGAACGCAGCCGGTTCACCCGGCGCGCAGGACGCTGGTTCTACACGGAGGGAAGCTGATGACCGAAGTCCGCTACGAGTTCGCCGAGGGCGTCGCGACGATCACCCTGACCGCGCCGGAGCGGCGCAACGCCTTGTCGGTGGAGATGTCGCGCGAGTTGACGGACGCCGCTCGCACGGCGGAGTCGGATCCCGGCGTGGGCGCGGTCGTCGTCACCGGGGGTGAGCACTTCTGCGCCGGAGCCGTTCGCTCGGTCCTCGCCGAAACCGGCCGGGACCCGGTCGAGGACACCGCATACCGCGATCTCGAGACCGTCTACGCAGCCTTCACGACGATCGGGTCCATCGACGTGCCGACGATCGCGGCAGTGCGGGGCGCTGCCGTGGGAGCAGGACTCAATCTTGCCCTGTCCGCCGACCTGCGGGTCGTCTCGCGCTCTGCCCGCTTCCTACCCGGCTTCGCCCAGATCGGCATCCACCCCGGCGGCGGCCACCTTCACCTGCTGCACCGGGTCGCGGGCCGGGAGGCCACTGCGGCGATGGGTCTCTTCGGCGAGGAGGTCGACGGTAGCCGGGCAGTCGACCTCGGGATCGCGTGGTCGGCCCACGAGGACGCGGATGTGGAGGATGCGGCCCGGGCTGTGGCCGCTCGTGCGGCGGCCGACCCGGATCTGGCCCGTCGGGTGCTGCGCAGCTTCCGTCGTGAGACCGCTCCCGGCGGCCTGCCCTGGGACTCCGCGGTCGAGGTCGAGCACTCTCCGCAGATGTGGTCCCTGCGCCGCAAGCACGGCGTCTGAGGCTGCTTCGGTCAGATCTGGCCGATGGCCTCACGCAGATCGACGAACCAGTCGACGGTCGGGTCGAAGGCGCCACCGCCTGCGATGCGGTCCAGTTCGATCGCCCGCAGCTCGTCGTCGTGCTCCACGTCCTGGCCGATGACACCCGAGCCGCCGGCGAGCGCAGTCCCGACCGCCAAGTCGGTGCAGCGGGCGATCAGCTCGCGGTCCTGGGCGTTCGGGGCGGCGGAGCGGGCGAAGTATCCCGACTTCCACACCTTGGCCTTGTCCGCACCGAGCCGCTCGGCGAAGTTCTTCGCGAAGTACTTGCCGGGATTGACCTCGTCGAGGGCCACGTGGCCGAACGCGTCCCGCGGTACCGCCTGCCCCGAGGCCTCGAGCGAGGCGACGATGTCGTCGACACCAGCACCTTCGGCGATGAAGACGTTGACACACCCGATCTCGTCCAT
The DNA window shown above is from Janibacter sp. A1S7 and carries:
- a CDS encoding enoyl-CoA hydratase-related protein, with amino-acid sequence MTEVRYEFAEGVATITLTAPERRNALSVEMSRELTDAARTAESDPGVGAVVVTGGEHFCAGAVRSVLAETGRDPVEDTAYRDLETVYAAFTTIGSIDVPTIAAVRGAAVGAGLNLALSADLRVVSRSARFLPGFAQIGIHPGGGHLHLLHRVAGREATAAMGLFGEEVDGSRAVDLGIAWSAHEDADVEDAARAVAARAAADPDLARRVLRSFRRETAPGGLPWDSAVEVEHSPQMWSLRRKHGV
- a CDS encoding VOC family protein → MPHRPCFHLAIPVDDIDAAREFYGGTLGLGQGRSDTLWTDWNFYGHQLVTHQTPGGSPGPAGHNPVDGHEVPVPHFGLVLDHDDFHDLAEKLAAAQVEFVIEPYVRFEGQQGEQWTMFLLDPAGNALEFKSFADESQIFAG
- a CDS encoding YoaK family protein, whose translation is MTRPSRTGVPGYLLRVAGPERTPALNHHLACLLALVAGVLNSVGFVAVAFYTSHMTGVTALIADQIVLGGWYIVAIGVLSILSFVVGAMICAIIFNWGRRRGLRSRYANVLLLEGLLMLVFGLLAEELTHEDRELLFVPVLCFTMGLQNAVITKISGARIRTTHVTGMVTDIGIELGKLVYRNHRPDTDPVRGNRSQIRLHGTLVSLFLIGGIIGAAGYLVIGFAVLVPGALLLLLASYQPLLADLGARAEGHL
- a CDS encoding YchJ family protein; this encodes MSDEPCPCGTGRALSQCCGPLLTTERLATTAEELMRSRYTAHVFGNAEHLWRTWDGRTRPTVVNPGAAQWTGLEITEVIEGGPQDTTGTVVFTARHVGGELTERSRFTRRAGRWFYTEGS
- a CDS encoding metallophosphoesterase, which gives rise to MTTPLPVRLAAYGATTGAAALAWATLVEPRLFALRRYALPVLPQGSRPVRVLQVSDIHMVPGQRAKQEWIRSLAALEPDLVVNTGDNLSHMDAVPAALASMAPLLERPGVFVLGSNDYYAPTPKNPARYLTRDYAAAPLGRTTLPTEELRSGMADRGWVDLDNARTTMAMEASRIDLVGVDDPHIARDDYASVSAPADPDAALTVGVLHAPYQRVLDAMTADGAGLILAGHTHGGQLCVPGFGAIVTNCDLDRGRAKGVSRWWTGAGSGRRQPSDAAWMHVSAGLGASRFAPVRFACRPEATLLTLTAAEDRR